A section of the Paenibacillus aurantius genome encodes:
- a CDS encoding dihydrolipoamide acetyltransferase family protein: protein MAKFEYRFPELGEGLHEGEIVKLHINVGDTVTDEDLIMDVQNDKAVVEVPCPVNGKVLEIKVKEGQVCHVGDVVAVIDAEGDLPEQQDHGSTEAPSSEENVKENVGQAAVENVNESSVSTPLKSEGQGAPKAEGAAPAGSAGKEVLATPSVRKFAREKGVAIADVPATGKNGRVTREDVQAFAEGGAKAPEAAAPAAQEAAKAGEAPAAAAKAAAGQPAGNREEERVPFKGIRKAIANAMVKSVYTAPHVTLMDEVDVTKLVEFRSRAKVLAEKKGVKLTYLPFIVKALVAAAREFPVLNAMIDEEANEIVYKKYYNIGIATDTDNGLLVPVIHDADRKNLYMIADSIKDLAARGREGKLSPNEMKGSTITITNIGSAGGMFFTPVINFPEVAILGTGRIAEKPVVRNGEIVAAPVMALSLSFDHRIIDGATAQNFLNYIKQLLADPELFVMEV from the coding sequence TTGGCCAAGTTTGAATACCGCTTTCCGGAGCTGGGCGAAGGTCTCCATGAAGGGGAAATCGTCAAGCTTCATATCAATGTCGGAGATACGGTGACCGACGAGGATTTGATTATGGACGTCCAGAACGACAAGGCCGTCGTGGAGGTGCCCTGCCCGGTTAACGGCAAGGTTCTCGAGATTAAAGTTAAGGAAGGCCAGGTTTGCCATGTCGGCGATGTGGTAGCCGTCATTGACGCCGAAGGGGATCTCCCGGAGCAGCAGGATCACGGAAGCACGGAGGCTCCTTCCTCGGAAGAGAACGTGAAAGAGAATGTCGGGCAGGCCGCCGTGGAGAACGTTAACGAATCCAGCGTGTCCACCCCGCTTAAATCGGAAGGCCAAGGGGCGCCGAAGGCGGAAGGGGCGGCTCCTGCCGGCAGCGCCGGTAAGGAAGTGCTCGCTACGCCAAGCGTGCGCAAATTTGCCCGTGAGAAGGGCGTGGCCATCGCAGACGTTCCGGCTACCGGCAAGAACGGCCGCGTAACCCGCGAGGACGTTCAGGCCTTTGCCGAAGGCGGTGCGAAGGCTCCGGAAGCGGCTGCTCCAGCTGCTCAGGAAGCTGCTAAGGCCGGGGAAGCTCCGGCTGCAGCCGCTAAAGCCGCGGCAGGCCAGCCGGCCGGCAACCGCGAGGAAGAGCGCGTGCCGTTCAAGGGCATCCGCAAAGCCATCGCTAACGCGATGGTGAAATCCGTCTACACGGCTCCGCATGTAACGCTTATGGACGAAGTGGACGTAACGAAGCTCGTCGAATTCCGGTCCCGTGCCAAGGTGCTGGCTGAGAAGAAAGGCGTTAAGCTTACGTACCTGCCGTTCATTGTCAAGGCTCTTGTGGCGGCCGCCCGTGAATTCCCGGTGCTGAATGCCATGATCGACGAGGAAGCGAACGAAATCGTGTACAAGAAGTACTACAACATCGGCATCGCCACGGATACGGACAACGGTCTGCTTGTACCGGTCATCCATGATGCCGACCGCAAGAACCTGTACATGATCGCCGACAGCATCAAGGACCTGGCCGCCCGCGGCCGCGAAGGCAAGCTGTCCCCTAACGAAATGAAGGGCAGCACCATTACGATTACGAACATTGGATCCGCCGGAGGCATGTTCTTCACGCCGGTTATCAACTTCCCGGAAGTGGCGATTCTCGGAACGGGACGTATTGCCGAGAAGCCGGTTGTCCGCAACGGCGAAATCGTGGCGGCGCCGGTCATGGCCCTCTCCTTAAGCTTCGATCACCGCATTATCGACGGGGCAACGGCACAGAACTTCTTGAATTACATCAAACAGCTGCTAGCTGATCCTGAACTGTTCGTTATGGAGGTGTAA
- a CDS encoding alpha-ketoacid dehydrogenase subunit beta gives MAQMNMKEAIRDGMRVELKRDPNVLLFGEDVGKVGGVFRATEGLQNEFSEDRVFDTPLAESAIGGLAVGLAVQGFRPIAEIQFVGFIYEALDQMAVQAARLRYRSGGRYNAPITFRTPFGGGVKAAELHTDALEGLLVQTPGIKVVVPSNPYDAKGLMISAIRDNDPVFFMEHLNLYHAFRSEVPEGEYTVPIGKANVVKEGSDVTIITYGMMVHTSLKAAEEIEKTKGVKVEVIDLRTLMPLDIDTIVESIKKTNRAIVVQEAQKTSGVAAEVIAQINEKAILHLEAPVLRVAPPDTVYPFAQIEDAWLPNPARIIDGLNKVLDF, from the coding sequence ATGGCACAAATGAACATGAAGGAAGCCATCCGTGACGGAATGCGCGTCGAGCTCAAGCGCGATCCGAACGTACTGCTGTTCGGCGAAGATGTAGGAAAGGTCGGCGGAGTTTTCCGCGCCACGGAAGGCCTGCAGAACGAATTCAGCGAGGACCGCGTGTTCGATACGCCGCTGGCGGAATCGGCTATCGGCGGCTTGGCCGTTGGCTTGGCGGTTCAAGGCTTCCGCCCGATCGCGGAAATTCAATTCGTCGGTTTTATCTACGAGGCTTTGGACCAGATGGCCGTTCAGGCCGCCCGTCTGCGCTACCGCTCCGGCGGACGCTACAATGCCCCGATTACGTTCCGTACGCCTTTCGGCGGCGGGGTTAAAGCGGCTGAGCTGCACACGGATGCGCTCGAAGGGCTCCTGGTTCAAACGCCCGGCATCAAGGTAGTCGTTCCGTCGAATCCTTATGACGCCAAAGGTTTGATGATCTCGGCCATCCGCGATAACGACCCGGTCTTCTTCATGGAGCACCTGAACCTGTACCATGCTTTCCGTTCCGAAGTGCCGGAAGGCGAATATACGGTGCCGATCGGCAAAGCGAACGTGGTGAAGGAAGGCAGCGACGTCACGATCATTACTTACGGGATGATGGTTCATACTTCCCTCAAGGCAGCCGAGGAGATCGAGAAAACGAAGGGCGTTAAGGTAGAGGTGATCGACCTGCGTACCCTGATGCCGCTTGACATCGACACCATCGTGGAATCCATCAAGAAAACCAACCGGGCTATCGTGGTTCAAGAAGCCCAGAAGACCTCCGGTGTTGCAGCCGAAGTGATCGCCCAGATCAACGAGAAAGCCATTCTTCACCTGGAAGCTCCGGTTCTGCGGGTAGCTCCTCCGGACACGGTTTATCCTTTTGCCCAGATCGAGGATGCTTGGCTTCCTAATCCGGCCCGCATTATCGACGGCCTGAACAAAGTTCTGGACTTTTAA
- the pdhA gene encoding pyruvate dehydrogenase (acetyl-transferring) E1 component subunit alpha has protein sequence MNKSYEVYAQEVEPLSILSPEGKIINEEEMPNLSDDQLKELMRRMVFTRTWDERAVNLGRQGRLGFYAPVSGQEATMVGSEFALNKEDFVCPGYRDMPQIVWHGLPLYQAFLYSRGHQHGGQIPEGVNVLMPQIIIGAQILHATGVAMGFKKRNQKNVVITYTGDGGSSEGDFYEGLNFAGVFKLPAIYVVQNNGYAITTPFSKQTAAQSVAHKAVAAGIKGVQVDGMDVLAVYKAVQDAAERGRNGEGATLIESLTYRFRPHSMADDTTKYRTKEEEGEWSLKDPIIRFGKYLESKGLWSDEDTARVKDEAKASVAEHIKKAETTEKMTVAGLIDSMFEETPQHLQEQKADFS, from the coding sequence ATGAATAAGTCTTATGAGGTTTATGCCCAAGAGGTTGAACCGTTATCCATTCTTTCCCCCGAAGGGAAAATCATTAACGAAGAAGAAATGCCTAACCTGAGCGACGACCAGCTTAAGGAGCTCATGCGCCGTATGGTCTTCACCCGGACGTGGGACGAGCGTGCCGTTAACCTGGGCCGCCAAGGACGTCTTGGCTTCTATGCGCCGGTCTCCGGACAGGAAGCGACGATGGTCGGAAGCGAATTCGCCCTGAATAAGGAAGATTTCGTCTGCCCGGGCTACCGCGATATGCCGCAGATCGTCTGGCATGGACTTCCGCTTTACCAAGCTTTCCTTTATTCCCGCGGTCATCAGCATGGCGGCCAAATCCCGGAGGGCGTGAATGTTCTCATGCCTCAAATCATCATCGGCGCTCAAATTCTTCACGCCACCGGCGTGGCGATGGGCTTCAAGAAGCGCAACCAGAAGAACGTCGTCATTACTTACACCGGCGACGGCGGTTCGTCCGAGGGTGATTTCTACGAAGGCTTGAACTTTGCGGGCGTCTTCAAGCTGCCTGCCATTTATGTCGTCCAGAACAATGGGTATGCCATTACGACTCCGTTCTCCAAGCAGACGGCGGCCCAATCCGTTGCCCATAAAGCCGTAGCGGCCGGAATCAAAGGCGTTCAAGTAGACGGGATGGACGTTCTGGCCGTATACAAAGCGGTGCAGGATGCAGCCGAGCGCGGACGCAACGGAGAGGGAGCCACCCTGATCGAGTCGCTGACTTACCGGTTCCGTCCCCACTCCATGGCTGACGATACGACCAAGTACCGGACTAAGGAAGAAGAGGGCGAATGGAGCCTGAAGGATCCGATCATCCGCTTCGGCAAATACCTCGAGAGCAAGGGACTATGGTCCGACGAGGACACCGCACGCGTGAAGGACGAAGCGAAGGCATCGGTTGCCGAGCATATCAAGAAGGCGGAAACGACGGAGAAAATGACCGTCGCCGGACTGATTGACAGCATGTTCGAGGAAACGCCTCAGCATCTGCAGGAGCAGAAGGCTGATTTTTCCTAA
- a CDS encoding alpha/beta hydrolase: MNQPSIYQRTIIRHQIQSTALSAERKLWVYLPPGYNELLSYPVVYCQDGLEFLNFGRIATHTNKLILEEDMEPPIIVGLEVDLKRRSAEYSPDGERYDLYRRFVTEEALPWVESQFPVRRTPEERILAGDSLGGTVSLHLALDYPELFRKVLSLSGAYRYSTLDRLEAEEDLSRLDLHMIVGLQETAVSTQWGDIDFITLNRKAKSLLEAKGATLHYKEADGKHVWGFWQNHLPDALRYFLG; the protein is encoded by the coding sequence ATGAACCAGCCATCGATCTACCAGCGCACCATCATCCGTCACCAAATTCAATCCACGGCTTTGTCGGCCGAACGCAAGCTGTGGGTTTATCTCCCTCCGGGTTATAACGAGCTTCTGTCCTATCCGGTTGTCTACTGCCAGGACGGATTGGAATTTCTTAACTTCGGCCGGATCGCCACCCACACGAACAAGCTCATTCTCGAGGAGGATATGGAGCCTCCCATTATCGTCGGCCTGGAAGTGGACCTGAAGAGGAGGTCGGCCGAATATTCGCCCGACGGGGAGCGGTATGACCTCTACCGGCGCTTCGTCACGGAGGAAGCCCTCCCCTGGGTGGAGAGTCAGTTTCCTGTCCGCCGGACTCCCGAGGAACGCATTCTCGCCGGGGACTCCTTAGGCGGCACGGTGTCGCTCCATCTCGCTCTCGATTATCCGGAGCTCTTCCGCAAGGTGCTGTCTCTGTCCGGTGCTTACCGATACTCCACCCTGGACCGCCTGGAAGCGGAAGAAGACTTGTCCCGGCTTGACCTGCATATGATCGTGGGCCTCCAGGAAACAGCGGTTTCCACCCAGTGGGGGGATATCGATTTCATAACCTTGAACCGGAAAGCCAAGTCCCTGCTCGAAGCCAAAGGAGCGACTCTCCATTACAAGGAGGCGGACGGGAAGCATGTTTGGGGATTCTGGCAGAATCATCTGCCGGACGCCCTCCGGTATTTTCTCGGATAA
- a CDS encoding lipoate--protein ligase family protein — protein sequence MGKMGSVLLPREFEFMDGTEGPSLPDILYPFAVDEIMARRVGEGRRPLIHMWTHPRAMVIGLRDRRLPSAEKAMEDLRKEGYEVAVRNSGGAAVPLDEGVVNLSIILPNPERTMDFRQDFDVMVELIRGSLLGSGASVEAGEIAGAYCPGDYDLSIRGRKFCGIAQRRQTKAYVIQAFVVAEGSGERRAERVREFYRTAAEGASDGAYPVVKPESMASLQELTGSGGGQAFAAGVRRFLSAQPGMKKVVPGELPKEEIRAMIPALRARYDR from the coding sequence ATGGGGAAGATGGGAAGCGTACTTTTGCCGCGGGAGTTTGAATTCATGGATGGAACGGAAGGTCCGTCCCTTCCGGACATTCTCTATCCCTTTGCCGTGGATGAGATCATGGCAAGGCGGGTAGGAGAAGGGAGGCGGCCCCTTATCCATATGTGGACCCATCCGCGGGCTATGGTGATCGGCCTGCGGGACCGCCGGCTTCCATCGGCGGAGAAGGCGATGGAGGACCTTCGGAAAGAAGGCTACGAGGTAGCGGTCCGAAATTCGGGAGGGGCGGCGGTGCCTCTGGACGAAGGGGTGGTCAACCTGTCGATTATCCTGCCCAATCCGGAGCGGACCATGGATTTTCGGCAGGATTTCGACGTGATGGTGGAGCTGATCCGCGGCAGCCTGCTCGGGTCGGGGGCTTCCGTCGAGGCGGGAGAGATTGCCGGAGCCTACTGCCCGGGGGATTATGACTTGAGTATCCGGGGGAGGAAATTTTGCGGCATTGCCCAGCGCCGGCAGACGAAAGCCTATGTCATCCAGGCGTTTGTCGTGGCGGAAGGCAGTGGAGAGAGAAGAGCGGAGCGGGTGAGGGAGTTCTACCGGACGGCGGCGGAAGGCGCTTCCGACGGGGCCTACCCCGTCGTGAAGCCCGAAAGCATGGCGAGCCTGCAGGAGCTGACGGGAAGCGGCGGCGGACAAGCCTTCGCCGCGGGAGTCCGCCGCTTCCTGTCCGCTCAGCCGGGTATGAAGAAGGTCGTTCCCGGCGAGCTGCCTAAGGAAGAGATCAGGGCGATGATCCCCGCGCTGAGAGCCCGCTACGACAGGTAA
- a CDS encoding pyrimidine-nucleoside phosphorylase: MRTVDLIQKKRDGGELTREEIAHLIRGYTSGQIPDYQISAWAMAVFFRGMTDRETADLTLEMARSGDQMDLSAIPGIKVDKHSTGGVGDTTTLILAPLLASAGVPVAKMSGRGLGHTGGTIDKLEAIPGFQVERTREEFLDQVTRVGAAVIGQSGNITPADKKLYGLRDVTATVNSIPLIASSVMSKKIAAGADAIVLDVKTGKGAFMKTLEESIQLAQAMVGIGTEVGRETVAVITSMNEPLGMSIGNALEVKEAIEVLGGRGHASLKEVSLVLGSYMLVLGGKASDLEEARESLKARIEDGSALRKFKEMIEAQGGDSSVVDDPSRMPGAAETVEVKAEADGYVSSVEAEELGLAAMLLGAGRATKESVIDLGVGLVLHKRIGDPVKAGETLVTLYANPGDGIELSAAEQKIRRAYTVSEAPVEKPPLVYAVITKEGVQRF; encoded by the coding sequence ATGCGCACAGTCGATCTCATTCAGAAAAAGCGGGACGGCGGGGAGTTAACCCGGGAGGAAATCGCCCACCTGATCCGTGGCTATACCTCGGGACAAATTCCCGACTACCAAATTTCGGCCTGGGCGATGGCCGTGTTCTTTCGCGGCATGACGGACCGGGAGACCGCCGATCTGACGCTCGAGATGGCCCGTTCGGGCGACCAGATGGACTTGAGCGCCATTCCCGGCATCAAGGTCGACAAGCACAGCACCGGCGGCGTGGGAGATACGACGACCCTTATTCTGGCCCCTCTGCTGGCCTCGGCAGGGGTTCCCGTGGCCAAAATGTCCGGAAGAGGACTCGGGCATACCGGAGGAACGATTGACAAGCTGGAAGCGATCCCGGGATTTCAGGTGGAGCGGACAAGAGAGGAATTCCTCGACCAGGTCACCCGGGTCGGAGCGGCGGTCATCGGGCAGTCCGGGAACATCACGCCGGCCGATAAGAAGCTGTACGGGCTCCGGGACGTGACAGCCACCGTCAATTCGATCCCGCTCATCGCCTCCTCGGTCATGAGCAAGAAGATCGCGGCGGGAGCGGACGCCATCGTCCTCGATGTAAAGACCGGCAAGGGAGCGTTCATGAAGACGCTGGAGGAATCCATTCAGCTTGCCCAGGCAATGGTGGGAATCGGGACGGAGGTGGGCAGGGAAACGGTTGCGGTCATTACCAGCATGAACGAGCCGCTCGGCATGTCCATCGGCAATGCGCTGGAAGTCAAGGAGGCGATAGAGGTGCTCGGCGGAAGAGGGCATGCGAGCTTGAAGGAAGTGTCCCTGGTGCTCGGCTCCTATATGCTGGTCCTTGGTGGGAAAGCCTCCGACCTGGAGGAAGCCCGTGAAAGTCTGAAAGCACGGATAGAAGATGGCTCGGCCCTTCGTAAATTTAAGGAAATGATCGAGGCCCAGGGCGGTGATTCCTCCGTGGTGGATGATCCATCGAGGATGCCGGGCGCCGCCGAAACCGTGGAGGTAAAGGCCGAAGCGGACGGATATGTTTCCTCCGTTGAAGCGGAGGAGCTGGGGCTGGCCGCCATGCTGCTAGGAGCGGGACGCGCCACGAAGGAATCGGTGATCGATTTGGGCGTAGGACTCGTGCTGCACAAAAGAATCGGCGATCCCGTGAAGGCCGGAGAAACGCTTGTCACCCTGTATGCGAACCCGGGAGACGGAATAGAGCTTTCGGCTGCCGAGCAGAAGATCCGCCGTGCCTATACGGTAAGCGAAGCTCCGGTGGAGAAGCCGCCGCTTGTTTATGCGGTCATTACAAAAGAAGGCGTTCAGCGCTTCTAA
- a CDS encoding cupredoxin domain-containing protein produces the protein MYKWIMFVLFVGAGVLGLGTLFGEVAQHARENAPDTSGVPKLALNVSNFKFDQPEYTVKAGEKVKVSMNIKEGIHEVGIKDFNVHLTKDAPTAEVTFDKPGTYVVECVLPCGPGHDGMKTKLVVQ, from the coding sequence ATGTATAAATGGATCATGTTTGTTCTGTTTGTGGGCGCAGGGGTGCTGGGCCTGGGAACACTGTTCGGTGAAGTAGCCCAACACGCCAGGGAAAACGCTCCGGATACATCGGGGGTTCCTAAGCTGGCGTTAAATGTGAGCAACTTTAAGTTCGACCAGCCCGAGTACACCGTAAAAGCAGGAGAAAAAGTAAAGGTAAGCATGAACATCAAGGAAGGGATCCACGAGGTCGGAATCAAGGACTTTAACGTTCATCTGACGAAGGATGCCCCTACCGCGGAAGTGACCTTTGACAAGCCCGGCACGTATGTCGTCGAGTGCGTCCTTCCTTGCGGACCCGGCCATGACGGGATGAAAACCAAATTGGTTGTGCAGTAA
- a CDS encoding purine-nucleoside phosphorylase — protein sequence MTAENQSYLQHITEAADYVRTKLGGVKPSIGLVLGSGLGDLAEKVEGPGYVPFGEIPHFPVSTVEGHAGRFVAGTLEGKPVIVMQGRFHFYEGYPMQKVVFPVYVMRMLGVTSVVMTNAAGGMNRSFQAGDLMLISDHINFTGANPLIGPNFKELGVRFPDMSEAYDRGYRELAKRLAAGITSAEGAPLRLQEGVYCGISGPAYMTPSELTMLARLGGDAVGMSTVGEVIAARHAGLKVLGISCITDMAIGDELEPLTHEQVMATAERTKPMFQSLVRAFVRELAD from the coding sequence ATGACGGCAGAGAACCAGTCTTACTTGCAGCACATTACGGAAGCGGCGGATTATGTCCGCACGAAGCTTGGAGGGGTGAAGCCGTCCATCGGCCTGGTCCTGGGCTCCGGCCTCGGCGATTTGGCGGAGAAGGTGGAGGGGCCGGGTTATGTTCCCTTCGGCGAGATTCCTCATTTTCCGGTTTCGACGGTAGAAGGACATGCCGGCCGGTTCGTCGCCGGAACACTGGAAGGCAAGCCAGTGATCGTCATGCAGGGCCGGTTTCATTTCTATGAAGGGTACCCGATGCAGAAGGTGGTTTTCCCGGTCTACGTCATGCGTATGCTTGGGGTTACCAGCGTGGTGATGACGAATGCGGCCGGGGGCATGAACCGCTCTTTTCAGGCGGGCGATCTCATGCTGATTTCGGACCATATCAACTTTACGGGCGCGAACCCGCTCATCGGGCCGAACTTCAAGGAGCTCGGCGTCCGGTTCCCCGACATGTCGGAAGCTTACGACCGCGGGTACCGCGAGCTGGCGAAGCGGCTTGCCGCCGGTATCACCAGCGCGGAAGGAGCGCCCCTGCGCCTGCAGGAGGGCGTCTACTGCGGAATCAGCGGTCCCGCCTATATGACGCCTTCGGAGCTGACGATGCTGGCCCGTCTTGGCGGTGATGCTGTCGGGATGTCCACCGTGGGCGAGGTCATTGCCGCCCGGCATGCGGGGCTTAAGGTCCTCGGCATTTCCTGCATCACGGACATGGCGATCGGCGACGAGCTTGAGCCTTTGACGCACGAGCAGGTCATGGCCACCGCCGAACGCACGAAGCCGATGTTCCAGTCGCTGGTTCGGGCTTTTGTCCGCGAGCTGGCCGATTGA
- a CDS encoding purine-nucleoside phosphorylase, which produces MAAVSGLDKIREASDFLTKRMGEAPAVGLILGSGLGVLADLLEGAVSIPYGEIPHFPVPTVEGHAGELVFGRVAGTPVVMMKGRFHLYEGHAEETVSFPVRVMQSLGIRTLVVTNAAGGVNEEYRVGDIMLLRDHINFMFRSPLIGPNPAELGVRFPDMSEAYSARLRQVAKAAAKNQGLQLREGVYLAVTGPNYETPAEIRMMRRLGADAVGMSTVPEVLAARHAGLEVIGFSCITNAASGIGEGPLSHEEVMEAAEQAKQTFLDLVMALIPQLQEETP; this is translated from the coding sequence TTGGCGGCAGTGAGTGGATTGGACAAGATCCGGGAAGCGTCGGACTTCCTGACGAAACGAATGGGAGAAGCACCGGCTGTCGGATTGATTCTGGGGTCCGGGCTCGGCGTGCTGGCGGATTTGCTGGAGGGGGCGGTTTCGATTCCTTACGGAGAGATCCCGCATTTTCCCGTTCCGACGGTAGAAGGACACGCCGGGGAGCTCGTTTTCGGCCGCGTGGCGGGAACGCCCGTTGTGATGATGAAGGGCCGGTTCCACTTGTATGAAGGACACGCCGAGGAAACGGTCAGCTTCCCGGTTCGCGTTATGCAAAGCCTGGGTATCCGTACCCTGGTCGTCACGAACGCGGCAGGAGGGGTTAACGAGGAGTACCGCGTCGGGGATATCATGCTCCTCCGCGACCATATCAATTTTATGTTCCGCAGCCCGCTGATCGGCCCGAATCCGGCGGAGCTCGGAGTCAGGTTCCCGGATATGTCGGAGGCTTACAGCGCCAGGCTGCGGCAAGTGGCCAAGGCGGCTGCGAAGAATCAGGGACTGCAGCTCCGCGAAGGGGTATACCTGGCCGTGACGGGCCCGAATTACGAGACCCCGGCCGAAATCCGCATGATGCGCCGCCTTGGAGCGGATGCCGTCGGCATGTCCACGGTTCCCGAGGTGCTGGCGGCCCGCCATGCCGGGCTCGAAGTCATCGGCTTCTCGTGCATCACGAATGCCGCATCCGGCATTGGAGAAGGCCCGCTGTCGCATGAGGAGGTCATGGAGGCGGCGGAGCAGGCGAAGCAGACGTTTTTGGATTTGGTGATGGCCCTTATTCCACAACTTCAGGAGGAAACGCCATGA
- the deoB gene encoding phosphopentomutase has protein sequence MTNKTFRRVCLIVLDSVGIGEQPDAARFGDTGADTLGHIAERVTGFALPNLAKLGLGNISPLKGIEPAGKPEAYYGKMTEVSVGKDTMTGHWEIMGLKVTIPFNTYPDGFPEALIREFEKETGRRVIGNKPASGTEILDELGEEQMKTGAWIVYTSADSVFQLAAHEEVIPLEELYRACEIARRLTLKEEFAVGRVIARPYIGKPGAFTRTSNRHDYAVKPPEPTVMNRIQEAGLACIAVGKINDIYSGEGVTEARHTKSNDDGVTQTIEALSSDFHGLLFTNLVDFDSLYGHRRDPEGYGQALMDFDKRLPEIQAKLGEEDLLILTADHGNDPVHSGTDHTREYVPLLVWSPSLKETASLGVRATFSDLGATIADNFGVGMPVNGKSFLNELK, from the coding sequence ATGACAAACAAGACCTTTCGCAGGGTGTGCTTGATTGTGCTGGACAGCGTAGGAATCGGGGAACAGCCGGATGCCGCCCGGTTCGGGGATACCGGGGCGGATACGCTTGGCCATATTGCGGAACGGGTAACCGGTTTTGCTCTTCCGAACTTGGCCAAGCTCGGCTTGGGAAACATTTCCCCCTTAAAGGGAATCGAGCCGGCCGGGAAACCGGAAGCTTATTATGGTAAAATGACGGAGGTTTCCGTCGGGAAGGATACGATGACCGGACACTGGGAAATTATGGGACTAAAAGTCACCATTCCGTTCAACACGTATCCGGACGGATTTCCCGAAGCCTTGATCCGCGAGTTCGAGAAAGAGACGGGACGCCGGGTGATCGGCAACAAGCCGGCGTCAGGAACCGAAATTCTTGACGAGCTTGGGGAAGAGCAGATGAAGACGGGGGCTTGGATCGTCTATACGTCGGCGGACAGCGTCTTCCAGCTGGCGGCCCATGAAGAGGTTATCCCTCTTGAGGAGCTGTACCGGGCTTGCGAGATCGCTCGCCGGCTGACGCTCAAGGAAGAGTTCGCGGTTGGCCGCGTCATCGCGCGTCCGTACATAGGCAAGCCGGGGGCTTTCACCAGAACGTCCAACCGGCACGATTATGCGGTCAAGCCCCCCGAGCCGACGGTCATGAACCGGATCCAGGAAGCCGGACTGGCCTGTATCGCGGTGGGCAAAATCAACGACATCTACTCCGGAGAAGGAGTGACGGAAGCGCGGCATACGAAGAGCAACGACGATGGGGTGACACAGACCATCGAAGCTCTTAGCAGCGATTTCCACGGCCTTCTGTTCACCAACCTCGTTGATTTTGACTCGCTGTACGGGCACCGCCGGGATCCCGAGGGCTACGGGCAGGCCTTGATGGACTTTGACAAGAGGCTCCCGGAAATCCAAGCCAAGCTTGGGGAAGAGGATCTGCTCATCCTGACGGCAGATCACGGCAACGATCCGGTTCACAGCGGAACCGATCATACCCGGGAGTATGTGCCGCTGCTCGTTTGGAGTCCGTCCTTAAAGGAGACGGCGAGCTTGGGCGTCCGGGCCACCTTCTCCGATCTCGGAGCTACGATCGCCGATAATTTCGGAGTGGGAATGCCGGTGAACGGGAAGAGCTTTTTGAACGAATTGAAGTAA
- the xerD gene encoding site-specific tyrosine recombinase XerD produces MKNELQTFIHYLSVERGLAQNTLESYERDLTQYIEFLEKSGIVKPADSRKIHIQNYLLQLKKLGRASSTVSRSMVSIRSFYQFLIRERLLDSDPSLHMETPKLDKRLPKVLSIAEVETLLDAPETTTPSGLRDKAMLEILYATGIRVTELISLDVGNVNLGMGFVRCIGKGSKERIIPLGRIAAHWLDQYIQAMRPKLLKQAKEEEALFINHLGTRLTRQGFWKIIKKYAREAQIVKDITPHTLRHSFATHLLDNGADLRAVQEMLGHADISTTQIYTHVTKSRMKEVYDRTHPRAKMQLSEQGQGSSRV; encoded by the coding sequence ATGAAAAACGAACTGCAGACCTTTATTCATTACCTTTCGGTGGAAAGGGGCCTTGCGCAGAATACGCTGGAGTCTTATGAGAGGGACCTGACGCAGTATATCGAATTTTTGGAGAAGAGCGGCATTGTCAAGCCGGCCGATTCCCGTAAAATACATATTCAAAATTATTTGCTGCAGCTAAAAAAGCTGGGACGCGCCTCTTCGACCGTTTCCCGAAGCATGGTGTCCATCCGGTCCTTCTACCAGTTTCTGATCCGCGAACGCCTGCTGGACAGTGATCCTTCCCTCCATATGGAGACTCCGAAGCTGGACAAGCGCCTGCCCAAGGTGCTGTCCATCGCCGAGGTCGAGACCTTGCTGGACGCGCCGGAAACCACCACTCCTTCCGGACTTCGCGACAAGGCAATGCTGGAAATCCTCTATGCCACCGGCATCCGGGTGACGGAGCTCATCTCGCTTGATGTGGGCAACGTGAATCTCGGCATGGGTTTTGTCCGGTGCATCGGCAAAGGTTCGAAGGAACGGATCATTCCACTCGGCCGGATTGCAGCCCATTGGCTGGATCAGTATATCCAAGCCATGCGTCCGAAGCTGCTCAAGCAGGCTAAGGAAGAAGAAGCCCTATTCATCAATCATCTCGGAACGCGGTTAACCCGGCAGGGCTTCTGGAAAATCATCAAGAAGTATGCGCGGGAAGCGCAGATCGTGAAAGATATTACGCCGCATACACTCCGGCATTCCTTCGCCACCCATCTGCTCGACAACGGGGCCGATCTCCGGGCCGTCCAGGAAATGCTGGGGCATGCCGATATTTCCACGACCCAGATCTACACGCACGTGACGAAATCGAGAATGAAGGAAGTGTACGACCGGACCCATCCCCGGGCCAAAATGCAGCTATCCGAGCAGGGACAGGGAAGCAGCCGTGTCTGA